In Tepidimicrobium xylanilyticum, a single window of DNA contains:
- a CDS encoding GNAT family N-acetyltransferase yields MLNYKMLEDMNIEILHSAFIKAFSDYQVEMKLPLWKFNNMLQRRGYSSRFSIGAFKGDELIGFIFNGVRNWRGKTTVYDCGTGVIPEYRKQGITSKMFSKVLSLLHENNIEHYLLEVIQSNEPAVNLYKKQGFMITRTLSCFRIDKDFIKEAPDSSINYKSYDIELIDWELFKSFWDFEPSWQNSIDSIMAVSDLFEVIIAEVDEKTVGYGIVDRITGDIPQLAVHEDYRCKGIGHNILKRLIQCTESQNLNFLNIDDKCVSNIKFLQRLGFDNFIDQYEMILNI; encoded by the coding sequence ATGCTAAATTATAAAATGCTAGAAGATATGAATATTGAAATTTTACACTCTGCATTTATAAAGGCTTTTTCAGACTATCAGGTAGAAATGAAATTACCTTTATGGAAGTTTAATAATATGTTACAGAGAAGAGGTTATTCGTCTAGATTTTCTATAGGTGCATTTAAAGGTGACGAGCTAATAGGATTTATTTTTAATGGAGTTCGCAATTGGAGGGGCAAAACTACTGTTTATGATTGTGGAACAGGAGTAATCCCTGAATATCGAAAACAAGGGATTACGAGTAAAATGTTTAGCAAGGTTTTAAGTCTTCTTCATGAGAATAATATAGAGCATTATTTACTTGAAGTAATTCAATCTAACGAACCTGCAGTTAATCTTTACAAGAAGCAAGGTTTTATGATTACAAGAACTCTTTCATGCTTTCGAATTGATAAGGATTTTATCAAAGAAGCTCCTGATTCTTCTATAAACTATAAGTCATATGATATTGAGCTAATAGATTGGGAGTTATTTAAATCTTTTTGGGATTTTGAACCTTCTTGGCAAAACTCAATTGATTCCATAATGGCTGTTTCTGATTTATTTGAAGTAATTATTGCAGAAGTTGATGAAAAGACTGTTGGATATGGAATAGTTGATAGAATTACTGGTGATATACCTCAGTTAGCAGTTCATGAGGATTATCGTTGCAAAGGAATAGGTCATAATATTTTGAAAAGACTAATACAGTGTACTGAATCACAGAACTTGAACTTTCTTAATATTGATGATAAGTGTGTTAGTAACATTAAATTTCTTCAAAGATTAGGTTTTGATAATTTTATAGACCAGTATGAAATGATTTTAAATATTTAA
- a CDS encoding ABC transporter substrate-binding protein, which yields MKKIITLVICIMYLSSVLTACSNNVLKDNSNITSSELINELDKPEKTEEELWKEEPMYGKTIKIGYNGGFCTSAPGIAKVLGYFEEEGINVEITSVNQAIDATGTNQVQVTTGHIAALLVPTINGVNMIFTSGAHTGCKSLYVLTDGNINSTKDLIGKTIGVPDGIGSSDHNIGLRFLNHDNIDINEVKFKPVESSAVILAMESGEIQGAILSDQFAEKFIKEGKIKYIRSLTYDADFQTEACCVHALNGDFVKENPITAKKVTRAIKRAARWMEKNKKEATELLFENNWVSGEFDLVYKLMDACYFGIEDELTEATLINIINDYKKFNIINSNEDTQELLNRVWHPILGEEDNEIK from the coding sequence ATGAAAAAAATAATTACTTTAGTAATATGTATTATGTATTTAAGCTCAGTTTTAACAGCTTGTTCAAACAATGTACTTAAAGATAATTCAAATATTACCTCTTCAGAATTAATCAATGAACTCGATAAACCAGAAAAAACAGAAGAAGAATTGTGGAAAGAGGAACCAATGTATGGAAAAACTATTAAAATAGGTTATAATGGTGGATTTTGTACTTCAGCACCTGGAATTGCTAAAGTATTAGGATATTTTGAAGAAGAAGGTATTAATGTAGAAATAACTTCTGTTAATCAAGCCATAGACGCTACTGGCACTAATCAGGTACAGGTCACTACAGGACATATAGCTGCACTATTAGTGCCTACTATAAATGGGGTCAATATGATATTTACTTCAGGTGCCCATACAGGGTGCAAGTCGCTATATGTATTAACCGATGGTAATATTAACAGCACTAAGGACTTAATAGGAAAAACCATTGGAGTTCCTGATGGAATAGGTAGTAGTGACCACAATATAGGACTAAGATTTTTGAATCATGACAATATTGATATAAATGAAGTAAAATTTAAACCAGTAGAATCAAGTGCTGTAATCCTAGCTATGGAAAGTGGCGAAATTCAAGGTGCCATTTTATCAGACCAATTTGCTGAGAAATTTATAAAAGAAGGAAAAATAAAGTACATTAGATCGTTAACTTACGATGCAGATTTTCAAACGGAAGCATGTTGTGTTCATGCATTAAATGGTGATTTTGTAAAAGAAAATCCAATAACTGCAAAAAAGGTCACTAGAGCAATTAAAAGAGCAGCAAGATGGATGGAAAAAAACAAGAAAGAAGCTACTGAGTTATTATTTGAAAACAACTGGGTATCAGGCGAATTCGATTTGGTGTATAAATTGATGGATGCATGTTATTTTGGCATAGAAGATGAACTGACAGAAGCAACTCTCATAAACATAATAAATGACTATAAGAAATTTAATATTATTAATAGCAATGAAGATACTCAGGAATTATTGAATCGAGTATGGCACCCTATTTTGGGTGAAGAGGATAATGAGATTAAATAA
- a CDS encoding NAD(P)H-dependent oxidoreductase subunit E, with translation MKVKVCMGSNCTLLGAMNLLDQIEDLKKLTSRDDEYNDRELDIEVVKCLGYCKESKGNISPVVVIDDEVVYNATGQIVMEKILKQKSK, from the coding sequence ATGAAAGTAAAAGTGTGCATGGGCTCCAATTGTACCCTACTGGGTGCTATGAATCTATTAGATCAGATTGAGGATTTGAAAAAGCTTACTAGTAGGGATGATGAGTATAATGATAGGGAGCTTGATATTGAAGTTGTTAAATGCCTAGGTTATTGTAAAGAATCAAAGGGTAATATTTCACCTGTTGTAGTTATAGATGATGAAGTAGTATATAATGCAACCGGTCAAATAGTTATGGAGAAAATATTAAAACAAAAAAGCAAGTAA
- a CDS encoding nucleotide-binding protein, with translation MKKIAIYGKGGIGKSTTVSNLSAALSNLNYKVMQIGCDPKADSTKNLMKGEFIPTVLNVLRDKGDDIQLEDIVFEGYNGVLCVEAGGPTPGLGCAGRGIITAFEKLEELEAFEKYKPDIVIYDVLGDVVCGGFAMPIRNQYAKEVYIVTSGEMMSMYAASNISNAVRQFKSRGYAELKGLILNAKNVENEIELVEKLCKEIDTNIFHYIPRSYLVQEAENNGQTVIERFKDSDMATIYMDLAKKIMEVE, from the coding sequence ATGAAAAAAATTGCTATCTATGGTAAAGGCGGTATAGGAAAGTCAACAACAGTATCTAATTTATCAGCAGCCCTATCAAACCTAAACTATAAGGTTATGCAAATAGGATGCGACCCTAAGGCGGATTCAACAAAAAACCTTATGAAAGGGGAATTTATACCAACTGTTTTAAATGTGTTAAGGGATAAGGGGGATGATATTCAACTGGAAGACATAGTATTTGAGGGATACAATGGAGTATTATGTGTAGAGGCAGGAGGTCCTACACCTGGATTAGGCTGTGCTGGAAGAGGGATTATCACTGCTTTTGAAAAATTAGAGGAGTTAGAGGCCTTTGAAAAATATAAGCCTGACATTGTTATATATGATGTATTGGGGGATGTGGTTTGTGGAGGCTTTGCAATGCCGATTAGAAATCAGTATGCAAAAGAAGTTTATATAGTAACTTCTGGAGAGATGATGTCCATGTACGCAGCTTCTAATATATCTAATGCTGTAAGACAATTTAAATCAAGAGGATATGCAGAACTAAAGGGCTTAATACTAAATGCTAAGAATGTAGAAAACGAAATAGAATTAGTTGAAAAATTGTGTAAAGAGATTGATACAAATATATTTCATTATATACCGAGAAGTTACTTAGTACAGGAAGCAGAAAACAATGGCCAAACTGTAATAGAAAGATTTAAGGATTCAGATATGGCAACAATTTACATGGATTTAGCAAAAAAAATTATGGAGGTAGAGTAA
- the isdE gene encoding heme ABC transporter substrate-binding protein IsdE: MKKFNFIIGLILIMSLLLVGCGSNKMEEASDENTEAVSGASEEKETASEDVTEVPEVEGKRIVAGTVAATELLDALEVDLVGVPTSSKALPERYKDLPRIGNPMKPDLEAVVSVEPDIYISDANVKETIEEMFKGQGIELIFLTNNSYEDVFKNIEMLGEALGKTEKANELIKEMRDREAEILTKVKDDKPEVLIIFGTPESFMIATQYSYTGSLVEKLGGVNIASSLAQSPAPYISFSLETVAELNPDIILRLTHANPEESKKAFDAEFSKGFWVNLDAVKSGNVYDLDPTYFGVTANMQVMKALEEMAKILYEKE; encoded by the coding sequence ATGAAAAAATTTAATTTCATTATTGGATTAATTTTAATTATGTCACTTTTATTAGTAGGATGTGGGAGTAATAAAATGGAGGAAGCATCAGATGAAAATACTGAAGCAGTTTCAGGTGCTAGTGAAGAAAAAGAAACAGCATCAGAAGATGTAACAGAGGTGCCGGAAGTCGAAGGAAAAAGAATAGTAGCTGGAACGGTCGCAGCAACGGAATTACTTGATGCCCTTGAAGTTGATTTAGTAGGAGTACCAACTTCATCTAAAGCTTTACCAGAAAGATACAAGGATCTTCCAAGAATAGGAAATCCTATGAAGCCTGATTTGGAAGCAGTAGTTTCAGTGGAACCCGACATATATATATCAGATGCAAATGTTAAAGAAACTATAGAAGAGATGTTTAAGGGTCAAGGTATTGAGCTTATATTTTTAACTAACAATTCCTATGAAGATGTGTTCAAGAATATTGAAATGCTTGGTGAAGCTCTAGGAAAGACAGAGAAAGCTAATGAATTAATAAAGGAAATGAGAGATAGAGAAGCTGAAATATTAACAAAAGTGAAGGATGATAAGCCAGAAGTATTAATAATATTTGGTACACCAGAAAGTTTTATGATAGCCACACAGTATTCATATACAGGAAGCTTAGTTGAAAAATTAGGTGGAGTTAATATAGCTTCATCACTGGCTCAAAGTCCAGCACCATATATTTCGTTTAGTTTAGAAACAGTAGCAGAACTCAATCCAGATATAATATTAAGACTTACTCATGCGAACCCAGAGGAAAGTAAAAAAGCCTTTGATGCAGAATTCTCTAAAGGATTTTGGGTAAACTTAGATGCTGTTAAGAGTGGGAATGTATATGACCTAGATCCAACATATTTTGGTGTAACAGCAAATATGCAGGTGATGAAAGCTTTAGAGGAAATGGCAAAAATATTGTATGAAAAGGAGTAA
- a CDS encoding ABC transporter ATP-binding protein produces MVEAKKLKIAYEERVVIDDFSFHIKKGEMVSIIGPNGSGKSTILKTISKLIKQKEGVIFLDKEDMNTISIKNLAKKMSSLSQHNRNPEDITVRELIYYGRLPHKKWYERRTKEDDEIMKWAITHTSLQGYEDKRVSELSGGERQRVWIAMALTQRSKILLLDEPTTYLDICHQLEVMELVKELNKRLELTVIMVLHDLSQAAKYSDRLLVIKEGKLVAEGKPFEILTEDLIRYVYNVEVCVCKDLLNGEIIIHPIGVCKSFRKRCKYEAV; encoded by the coding sequence ATGGTAGAGGCAAAAAAATTAAAAATAGCTTATGAGGAACGAGTAGTAATAGATGATTTCTCTTTTCATATCAAAAAAGGAGAAATGGTATCAATAATTGGTCCAAATGGGTCAGGTAAATCAACTATTCTTAAAACAATATCTAAATTAATAAAGCAAAAAGAGGGCGTTATTTTTTTAGACAAGGAAGATATGAACACTATAAGTATAAAGAATTTAGCTAAGAAGATGTCTTCACTTTCTCAACACAATAGAAATCCAGAGGATATTACAGTTAGAGAGCTAATATATTATGGAAGGCTTCCCCATAAAAAATGGTATGAAAGAAGAACCAAGGAAGATGATGAAATTATGAAATGGGCAATTACTCATACATCTCTACAGGGATATGAGGATAAAAGGGTTTCCGAATTATCAGGGGGAGAAAGACAAAGGGTTTGGATTGCTATGGCCCTAACTCAAAGGTCAAAGATTTTATTATTGGATGAACCTACTACTTACCTTGATATTTGTCATCAATTAGAGGTTATGGAATTGGTTAAAGAACTAAATAAAAGGCTGGAGTTAACTGTTATTATGGTATTACATGATTTAAGTCAGGCAGCAAAATACAGCGATAGATTGCTTGTTATAAAAGAAGGCAAATTAGTAGCGGAAGGTAAGCCTTTTGAAATTTTAACAGAAGATTTAATTAGATATGTTTATAATGTTGAGGTTTGTGTTTGTAAGGATTTATTAAATGGAGAAATAATAATACATCCTATAGGAGTGTGCAAAAGTTTTAGAAAGAGGTGTAAATATGAAGCTGTTTAG
- a CDS encoding nitrogenase component 1, whose translation MKLFSIDNLSRLSQIEKSEDIQSLSHAIFPGTHCPLFGVAMIASFIEDLVVIVVGTQECTYYAKDFAYQRQCGRDNFYSLVANKHDITFGCGQKIKEAIFEIDKIIKPKGIMIVSTCVLEVIGEDFISLGKEVQDKVDAKILVVPTEHFKCNSHIPGMERTLEELITLMEDCKQEKNTINILGHRQYGVENTELMKLLIEEDIKINSVIPSKTTIEELKFAPKASLNIVTDFVALSMAKKMKEKFNIPYVYFDRHLTIERIREKYSQIEKTLNVDLLSKLKHKEEELKSLIEEAKVELKGKTFIYGNTPMMAFEVSSFLCDLGMEPILIQVRELYENDHIYMREIKSYGYDPFVSRIANIAPMQYIYDECSPNFYLGHENPVNLAKRDIVQVTLDEVTKKLGYEIPIDSIKKILLSLREHQELKEKMMNLMAKGGNRHGVMQIFSNTVR comes from the coding sequence ATGAAGCTGTTTAGCATAGACAATTTGTCCAGATTATCTCAGATAGAGAAGTCTGAAGATATACAGTCTTTATCCCATGCAATATTTCCAGGGACTCATTGCCCTTTATTTGGAGTAGCAATGATAGCATCTTTTATTGAGGATTTAGTTGTGATAGTAGTTGGAACGCAGGAGTGTACATATTACGCAAAGGATTTTGCCTATCAAAGACAATGTGGTAGGGACAATTTTTATTCCCTTGTAGCCAACAAACATGATATTACTTTTGGTTGTGGTCAAAAGATAAAAGAGGCTATTTTTGAAATTGATAAAATTATAAAACCTAAAGGAATAATGATAGTTTCTACTTGTGTTCTAGAAGTAATAGGGGAAGATTTTATTTCTTTAGGTAAGGAAGTACAAGATAAAGTAGACGCAAAAATATTAGTTGTCCCAACAGAACACTTTAAATGTAATAGCCATATTCCAGGAATGGAAAGGACATTAGAAGAGCTTATAACCCTTATGGAAGATTGTAAACAAGAAAAAAATACTATAAATATATTAGGGCATAGGCAGTATGGGGTTGAAAATACTGAATTAATGAAGCTTCTAATTGAGGAAGACATAAAAATAAACTCTGTAATACCATCAAAAACTACAATAGAGGAGTTGAAGTTTGCACCAAAGGCTAGTTTAAATATAGTTACGGATTTTGTAGCCTTATCTATGGCTAAAAAAATGAAAGAAAAGTTTAATATACCTTATGTATATTTTGATAGGCATTTAACCATAGAAAGAATAAGGGAAAAATACTCACAAATAGAGAAGACTCTAAATGTGGATTTATTATCAAAATTAAAGCATAAGGAAGAAGAACTAAAAAGCTTAATTGAAGAAGCAAAAGTTGAATTAAAAGGTAAAACATTTATATATGGTAACACTCCTATGATGGCCTTTGAAGTAAGCAGTTTTTTATGTGATTTAGGAATGGAGCCTATTTTGATACAAGTTAGAGAACTGTATGAAAATGACCATATTTACATGAGGGAAATAAAATCCTACGGCTATGATCCTTTTGTTAGCAGAATAGCCAATATAGCACCTATGCAATATATATATGATGAGTGTAGTCCAAATTTTTATTTAGGTCATGAAAATCCAGTGAATTTAGCAAAAAGAGATATTGTTCAGGTTACCCTAGATGAAGTAACTAAAAAACTTGGCTATGAAATACCAATAGATTCAATAAAGAAAATACTATTGTCCTTAAGGGAACACCAAGAGCTAAAAGAAAAGATGATGAACTTAATGGCAAAAGGGGGTAACAGACATGGAGTTATGCAAATTTTTTCCAACACCGTCAGATAG
- a CDS encoding 4Fe-4S dicluster domain-containing protein, with amino-acid sequence MKESYVELVNIRRMVFAEIARIAYNDIDLNELEKIPYKIIPGEVAKYRENIFRERAIIEERLRLTMGLDARHLSEFTRVTDGIEEVNVDEMMFIPPLVNVITFACEACPERAFVVTDNCRKCLAHPCTYVCPVNAVSISKDRAIIDKEKCIKCGKCKEACPYSAIVEYHRPCAQVCGVNAIESDELGRAKINEEKCVSCGRCITQCPFGAIADKSQIFQLIKALKSKDNVYAIIAPSFIGQFGVLASPMQIFEGIKKLGFKDVVEVSLGADITTLREAREFLEKVPNENPFMGTSCCNSWTMMVEKMFPEQYKYISDSASPMVETAKYIKKKDPDAIITFIGPCISKKLEALRDDVKDYVHFVITFEELMGMFVAKDIELSEIEIDEEIQYASSLGRGYAVAGGVAEAVKETARLLEPSREIKIESASNLHDCVKLMKLAKAGLKDGYLLEGMACPNGCIGGPGTLASYNRVKKAVAEFKKQSDYATPLENEKISEDLKR; translated from the coding sequence ATGAAGGAAAGTTATGTTGAGCTTGTAAATATTAGAAGAATGGTTTTTGCTGAAATAGCAAGGATAGCTTATAATGATATTGATCTTAATGAATTAGAAAAAATTCCATATAAGATAATACCTGGAGAGGTAGCTAAGTACAGAGAAAATATATTTAGGGAACGAGCAATTATTGAAGAGAGATTAAGATTGACTATGGGACTTGATGCAAGACATTTAAGTGAATTTACCAGAGTAACCGATGGAATTGAAGAAGTAAATGTAGATGAAATGATGTTTATTCCTCCTCTGGTAAATGTTATTACTTTTGCTTGTGAGGCATGTCCTGAGAGAGCATTTGTAGTAACAGATAATTGTCGAAAATGCTTGGCTCATCCGTGTACATATGTATGCCCTGTAAATGCTGTTTCAATTAGCAAGGATAGAGCTATTATAGATAAGGAAAAATGTATTAAGTGTGGAAAATGTAAAGAAGCTTGCCCATATAGCGCTATTGTTGAATATCATAGACCTTGTGCACAGGTATGCGGGGTAAATGCTATTGAAAGTGATGAACTAGGTAGAGCTAAGATAAATGAGGAAAAGTGTGTTTCATGTGGTCGTTGTATTACTCAATGCCCCTTTGGAGCAATTGCTGATAAATCACAAATCTTTCAATTAATTAAAGCTTTAAAATCAAAAGATAATGTGTATGCAATTATTGCGCCATCATTTATAGGTCAATTTGGAGTACTGGCAAGCCCTATGCAAATATTTGAAGGAATTAAAAAACTTGGTTTTAAGGATGTAGTAGAGGTTAGCCTCGGTGCTGATATAACTACCCTTCGTGAGGCTAGGGAGTTTTTAGAAAAAGTTCCAAATGAAAATCCTTTTATGGGGACTAGCTGCTGTAACTCCTGGACGATGATGGTAGAAAAAATGTTTCCTGAACAATATAAATATATATCTGACTCTGCATCTCCTATGGTAGAAACAGCTAAGTATATTAAGAAAAAGGATCCAGATGCAATTATCACATTTATTGGACCATGTATTTCTAAGAAATTAGAAGCTTTGAGGGATGATGTAAAAGATTATGTACACTTCGTTATAACTTTTGAGGAACTTATGGGTATGTTTGTTGCTAAAGATATTGAATTATCTGAAATAGAAATCGATGAAGAAATTCAATATGCCTCTAGCCTAGGTAGAGGATATGCAGTAGCAGGTGGTGTAGCTGAAGCTGTAAAGGAAACAGCACGTTTGCTCGAACCATCTAGAGAAATAAAAATAGAGTCTGCATCTAATCTTCATGATTGTGTAAAACTAATGAAGCTTGCTAAGGCTGGATTGAAAGATGGATATCTTCTTGAAGGCATGGCATGCCCTAATGGATGTATAGGAGGTCCGGGAACATTAGCATCATATAATAGAGTCAAGAAGGCTGTAGCAGAATTTAAAAAACAATCAGATTATGCTACACCTTTAGAAAATGAAAAGATAAGTGAAGATCTGAAACGCTAG
- a CDS encoding FecCD family ABC transporter permease has product MQSIFKIRKIDKRIFILAGLIFLLFISLLSIRMGSVEYTYSQILRVLFSNEMTTYKNILYNVRLPRIIIAGIVGANLAVAGCLLQSVMQNPLADPGLTGVSSGASLAAIIIMLIFPQYTYLVPMVAFLGGAIACALVYSLAWKNGIKPVRIVLAGVAVNAILGGGTSLLSILYSDRIQGVLMWVNGSISGKTWADVRVLALYSFIGIILGILCIRKANILQLGDEMASNLGVDINKYRLLISLVAVFLAGISTAIVGIIGFVGLIVPHISRLLIGSDYKYLLPLSVILGSNLLLLGDTFARTIARPVELPVGVIMSVIGGPFFLYLLRRRRA; this is encoded by the coding sequence ATGCAAAGTATTTTTAAAATAAGGAAAATTGATAAGAGAATTTTTATCCTAGCGGGTTTGATTTTCCTGTTATTTATATCTTTATTATCCATAAGAATGGGAAGTGTTGAATATACTTATTCTCAAATATTAAGAGTACTATTCAGCAATGAAATGACAACATATAAAAATATTTTGTATAATGTCAGATTACCAAGAATTATAATTGCTGGAATTGTAGGTGCTAACTTAGCTGTAGCAGGATGCCTCCTTCAATCAGTTATGCAAAATCCATTAGCAGATCCTGGTTTAACCGGGGTCTCTTCTGGAGCTAGTTTAGCTGCAATTATAATTATGCTCATATTTCCACAGTATACTTATTTAGTTCCAATGGTAGCTTTTTTAGGTGGAGCTATTGCCTGTGCACTAGTATATAGCTTGGCTTGGAAAAATGGGATAAAGCCAGTTAGGATTGTACTAGCTGGGGTTGCGGTTAATGCTATTTTAGGTGGAGGCACATCTCTACTTTCTATTTTATATTCAGATAGGATTCAAGGAGTCCTTATGTGGGTAAATGGCAGTATTAGTGGGAAGACCTGGGCGGATGTTAGAGTTTTAGCCCTATACAGTTTTATTGGCATAATTTTAGGCATCCTTTGTATTAGAAAAGCTAACATATTGCAGCTAGGAGATGAAATGGCATCTAATTTAGGAGTAGATATAAATAAGTATAGATTATTAATATCATTGGTGGCCGTATTTTTAGCAGGCATATCAACAGCCATAGTTGGAATTATTGGATTTGTAGGGTTAATAGTTCCTCATATATCAAGGCTTTTGATAGGTTCTGATTATAAATATTTATTGCCTTTAAGTGTTATTTTGGGAAGCAATTTATTACTATTAGGAGATACCTTTGCAAGAACTATTGCAAGACCTGTAGAATTGCCAGTTGGCGTTATTATGTCAGTTATAGGTGGTCCATTCTTTTTATATTTATTAAGGAGGAGAAGGGCATAA
- a CDS encoding nitrogenase component 1, with translation MELCKFFPTPSDRMGTIWTLSTIKDAYVIEFGPAGTTHFAVEGLMQLNADHNANIYTTHISETDIAFGKQDRLEKAILEIDNQYRPKYIFVMASSISSIIGTDIESICFEMQPKVNSKLIPITTGGFNGNHTLGIENTLNMLCKEIVKEPNYKKLQSYNIIGNNADTFNFLSDAEEIKRLMKNVFDCNINTIFTAYTSIDEIEKTTEGQINLVLRREGLKAATTLQKEYNMNYYYGRPYGLEGTTRWLREIEKMLGITANEDYINKKTKELRKHITSYKFMVREIKNKSVILVGDYDVVIGLANLVEELGLKVEGIIVKHKLSKEVKNLIPEKWKDIIKIDLNERRLEEYLSSTPSYLLLADGATLKLDNKSKLHLQIANPNFSKYNIYPYTPFVGYNGVLHIIQCLIELERNRIKTP, from the coding sequence ATGGAGTTATGCAAATTTTTTCCAACACCGTCAGATAGAATGGGTACCATATGGACATTGAGCACCATAAAGGATGCGTATGTTATTGAGTTTGGGCCAGCAGGAACCACCCATTTTGCTGTAGAAGGACTTATGCAGTTAAATGCAGACCATAACGCTAATATATATACAACTCATATTAGTGAGACCGATATTGCCTTTGGGAAGCAGGATAGATTAGAAAAGGCCATATTGGAAATAGATAATCAATATAGACCTAAATATATATTCGTTATGGCATCTTCAATATCATCCATTATAGGTACAGATATTGAAAGTATCTGCTTTGAAATGCAGCCTAAGGTGAATTCAAAGCTAATACCTATAACCACTGGAGGATTTAACGGAAACCATACATTGGGGATAGAAAATACTTTAAATATGCTTTGTAAGGAAATTGTGAAGGAGCCTAATTATAAGAAGTTACAAAGTTATAATATTATAGGGAATAATGCAGATACCTTTAATTTTTTGTCCGATGCAGAGGAAATTAAGCGTTTGATGAAAAATGTTTTTGATTGTAATATAAATACTATATTTACTGCCTATACCTCCATAGATGAAATAGAGAAAACAACAGAAGGACAAATAAACTTAGTTTTAAGGAGGGAAGGATTAAAAGCAGCTACAACCCTTCAAAAAGAATACAATATGAATTATTATTATGGAAGACCTTATGGCTTAGAAGGAACTACTCGTTGGTTAAGAGAAATTGAAAAAATGTTGGGAATTACTGCAAATGAAGATTATATCAACAAAAAAACTAAAGAATTAAGAAAACATATAACAAGCTATAAATTTATGGTTAGAGAAATAAAAAATAAGTCAGTTATATTGGTTGGAGACTATGATGTGGTGATAGGATTAGCAAATTTAGTTGAAGAATTGGGACTTAAAGTAGAAGGCATAATAGTCAAACATAAGCTAAGTAAAGAGGTTAAAAATTTAATACCTGAAAAATGGAAGGATATAATTAAGATTGATTTAAATGAAAGAAGGTTGGAAGAATACTTAAGTTCAACTCCTTCATACTTGTTGCTAGCAGATGGAGCTACACTAAAATTAGATAACAAATCTAAACTTCATCTACAAATTGCCAACCCTAATTTTTCAAAATACAACATATATCCTTATACTCCCTTTGTAGGATATAATGGCGTTTTGCATATTATCCAATGCCTAATTGAATTGGAGAGGAATAGAATTAAAACCCCTTAA
- a CDS encoding flavodoxin family protein produces MKMSIVFSSLTGNTKKVAYRILEVMPEGTDIYDLKDLNHEIDDELLVLGYWVDRAKPNKEMHEFMERLEGKKVITFGTLGAYPDSPHAMETIKNTNNILNDKNEVLGNFLCQGRINPQITEMFIKSGGPTGVHMMTKERIKKHKDAASHPDEKDFKNAQEFVKNIIKDYM; encoded by the coding sequence ATGAAAATGAGCATAGTATTTTCTTCTTTGACAGGAAATACGAAGAAGGTTGCATACCGGATTTTAGAGGTAATGCCTGAAGGTACAGATATATATGATTTAAAAGATTTAAATCATGAAATAGACGATGAGCTTTTAGTTTTAGGTTATTGGGTTGATAGAGCAAAACCTAATAAAGAAATGCATGAGTTTATGGAAAGGCTAGAGGGAAAAAAAGTAATTACTTTCGGTACCTTAGGAGCCTATCCAGATTCTCCCCATGCAATGGAGACTATAAAAAACACTAATAATATTTTAAATGATAAAAACGAAGTTTTAGGAAATTTCCTTTGTCAGGGAAGAATCAATCCCCAAATAACTGAAATGTTTATAAAAAGTGGGGGACCAACTGGTGTCCATATGATGACAAAGGAAAGAATTAAAAAGCATAAGGATGCTGCAAGTCATCCGGATGAAAAGGACTTTAAAAATGCACAAGAATTTGTAAAAAACATTATAAAAGACTATATGTAG